ttttatattatgtaCCTGCTGCATTCCATAACCCCTTATTTAAGACACCactttttacaaaaaataattgaacttAAATTTACAGCAAACTTCACATTATTCCAGCGATTTCTATCTCACTCGATGGCGCGAACGATAGTGCCCATGCACCATAGAAGAGTTAGTGCGTCGAATAAAAACGTTTTCCTGTGGTACGGCATGTAAGACGGCTTAACCGCGTGTGTGAGTCGGATTCACGAAAGGCCGCGGCATTCATAAAACGCCCGTAAAACACTAAACGGCTGTAAACCTGCCGCCCCAAAACCCGAACGCTCAAGCTCCACGTTGTTGTATTCCATACCCAATATACGGATGGGTTACCTATATTGTCTTCTTGCGGCATACTTGCTGGATAGAGACACGCACCTTCGACGCTAAATCACCCCATGTGAGCCACGCCCTCTGGCACCCTCTTCCCTTTGCCCTTGTCCCGTCTTTTCCCACTTCAGTGATGTTGGAGAGGAGAAAAGAGAGATTTATTCGTTTAAAATCTTTTGTGACTTACTTTGTGGGTTTCCTCGGATTTCTAGGCTGCGGTATATCATGGAGGCATTGAGGAAACAAGTATAATCGCCCTGTCGTGCCCTggggtttattttttaatgaaattatttgtgGCTGAAGACGTCACCGAAATGTCTCTCTTCACTGCAGCATTGGGCTTCGTTctaggggattatttttacgaaactattaaatttttatagtgcacttttgaaaattgaagacattgatggaaaaatgatGGGGAGCCTAATTTTTAAGCTCTAACCAATTACAAGTCAACCGTTAGATAATAAAATCCTTCAACTATTTCTctacccaggtaggaaaaaacgaatgggccaaccttggtacaagcacggccgccgagctgccgtagctcggcacccgggctccagccaaactcgcgccgaacttggctagaccctgggatgataacacggggccaggcctgggaccgaactttggccagacttcggtcgccgtactttggccgcactctgggcttaccattcggcccgaaattggcccaggcctgttgccgaactttggccgcactctgggcttaccattcggcccgaaattggcccagacctattgccgaactttggccgcattctgggctgaccattcggcccgaaattggcccagatttacgaccagagctgtggccaggctccaaccgttgcctgtattgggttcagaatcaccaataaatatatgaacggtatatctgataagcagacatgtatttattaccttcaacattatacagaaaacagttttattatgtgacaaaacttatatttaaatttattaaatctattgacaaaaaaactcagccaatcaaaaacttttttcctcctatcgacatagtacatgttttcatccgattttggttgaacagttaaagatatgcagtgtttgtatctccaattttcatgaaagataatcacaactatgagatttttccgcgaacagaatatgaaaactcaaaaaaatgattgcaggtataaattgtagaaaaatcttttgtggattattttcatccgcttttaaaataaataatctacgtagatcatttgaatccgaaatttaatacgacataccatattaagtcttaataaactctctcttacaatctaataatattagcagtcagtcttcagaattcgaagattgtattaacaaaatatccaacaaaataacgcaccaatgttattttttaaattagtagtttagaattgataaattatcgtgcttcaattcaagcatgaaaacagtcattataatagcaatattatggataatttattccgctatggatgataagaattaattcttatatccatagacaattgctgatacgaattatcctgataagaattattttttcatctcggaaagacgtcctttttttacaataatgtcttctccatctgcaactccggaacacagaatgatatttagttgcattgattgtgtgctagttctatataatattgcttattatattcactctttcaaacaaacttagaaatataaaaaagtcttggataggattacatataactaattaatttcaacccttaaatttgaaatctttggggaatatggacgcagtccgattgtgaaacttcaaccttataaatattatttgacttgaatcaccaaatactgaaaacagctctcaatggctgaaattactttcattagaatttttcttaaaaattaaaaatccacttattatttttccctttaaacttttggacataatatttaatccctgaaccaacaacggatatttattcccgtgatctaacttatgaggaaatgacatagaaaatactttattatgctaagatacatcacattttccaattgttatttccatcttctggatttccgacctcgccaggagaaatataataaatataattaatacttcaatgacagccgaatactaaacaatattcatatattaatatatattctgcccaatgaaacgcctcgcgataaaaatatattgataatataaacttttcctattaatcgtaccttttatcaagaatatcacaactaatacaattacgaaaatgaactaatggagtcatattaacacagtgattttacaattccatttatcccggaaaaatgaagtattatcgattggtatcaaaggaacaaactgaattattctcgttatgatgacttgacccgcgttgtcgttccttacgcccaccctctcgatcgccagaacgtgacaaccaagtacttacttctgacattatcttcttctcatcagtgctggatcctattacctcaattatcacatcaatcagtactttgcatactgtagtgttataaaaatttttctttttctttccgccagcttcctttccgtaaccagaatagtgcagtgacactgtcttcctcagaaccgcagataggatagtggaaacacatattttcatctcttttttattgcttatcaaaactctcatgaataatcgctaaaaataaaagaagggaaatttttttgaatttatgaacatgagaagacatctttgggctcatcgccagcgggttggttctataaccaaagcgttccagtgacgtagacttgagtcccggtgatgaaagattttttcatcaccagaaaacgaacccagtgcatgtgtcaccgcccaatttattgattttacataaaaaagaagaaaaacgatcaatttcagatatattaccagtgtttctacgagatttgggtccgttgtcaatatcgcttcgtattcctggaacttatcatccatttcaaatagtagtggcgtagacatctgcttctgtatttcaagcaagctaggaccagaagctggggctagattagtgccaatgattgtggtcttgagctcattcatagactgctttaaatcgtaagccatcctgcgtcttaaattttcgagcttttcatctaattgctgatcaaagtaatctcgaagggagttcaggattcgacgttcattatcagcataatgactagatgacaactggttttgtggtcccagcatttttggcatcttagcagggggtaccatcattgatcgtgaagtttttggagttcctgggctcacaatcgaattcaatccgtcttcagcgcgtgtagtagacgatgcacgcctttttcggttaccttatgaaattaaaggaggaccaaacgatataaattgatgggtagcagcatcagatgaaaaaaaaactacccaagcccccaccaaaaatatataatataatctaattctatataagttccgaattttgtaaagaatgttcaaaatataaattggaccattttcaaatatttataaatataaattttttcatgcgggaggaacttggccgatgattggtcatggaatatccgagccgattttacctgaagcgttatggactagtggtgaaggaggtgtcaaatgaagttcttttcttgtatttctcgctgagtccatcgattttgtaggtgactgcagaattccatcggaggaatcattgctctcagattcatcagtttcgacgtctttaagcaaagtaatattcttccttgaccgctgtttaaatgataaacatgcacctggaaattattgaaaatgatgatttatccctgaccggatcatttaattaacacgaacttagaattacgtgctacagtcccatattacctcaaaattgatttattacctgttggtacagatcgcgatttactcgacatttgcaaaaagccagaattattttgagcctttgaggctcgaatctcctcaggattagctataagacaatcatgattttcgtcttcagagtcagatccactctggtaaatgctttgaaatcttgtctttggttttgcttgtatacctacgaaattttacaagtttgtagtgaagtagtaacacaacgtaagttgtctccagcctttgttttttatagctatttcaaagtggggaaagaatgcatgcatttgaaaaaatattttttttgtagaacctatcgctcctacaaaaaaggtttctatcaaaattttaccattttccgtagatgttcactttgatttacctcttcacaacagaattataatgctttcctacataagagatggtggggaaaaatggaacgtttctcgtcccctcaacattccaatgcttttatgtataaacaatcatatcaagtgtaaatcataaattttccactttatcttgttcgcacgtagtgatttctgttagcgactcaattttttgatgagtaaagaattgcaataaaaaaaaataacctaatatttttcgaccacaacataataaaaattttcttataaaatcattcaatgcgattctctcttaaaacgatgtttcgagacaaatacacatgtaatgactgcacagatacataattaatatttattttgtaaaagatttcaaaaattcggtcaatctaattcccaatttagggaacgatgggtcttttgatgttaaatacgagagttgaataaattggggatgaataattggggttaagagtggttataattgttgataattgacttttacttcatattaacaggacttaccagactttggagtttgatttctaggtggaatcgggattttagtactaaagatgttgtttagttgagactttgatgcagttaagggttttgctgaaatttttgctttcgaggaagtttcggacctccccccctttcgatcattttcaccatcggttgtctcacagttgagagttacttgggccttttttaatcttctgcgaccctgatccaaatcagctgaacacaatcaacatatgatcctttaatattgaaatgaacccatcgagcaattcatcaagttataagtggagtcatttcaatttttgtacctgctccggtgatgaagcaaaatggataactttgccaagagtccttgggcgagtgcaatttttccaagtagtcgtcaagtagatgatattcagttgtcggtgggaatttacaggtgtcttcttctgcactattaaaccattttttcggcaccaaatcaatgcatggtagccctttttcgtttttctcgagaaattcgatgactgcgaatggttcgctgagattttttggatcgcgagatggatgtgaggtttccgacattttaggttatgaaaaaaaatcacgattcgtacaattgaacctggtgttttcgagtagtttcatataaactgataactttgcagaatgatgcatatagcttattatttaacagaaaaaattgcgtttctatttccatgtgttttgaacggttttttgtcatcaccccactgatgcttcttttttagcgccactattccttcaaaacgattatatcacaaatatctgtcaaacacttaacacacatttaattcacattaaattctcacttcttgtaatttaccgtcaacttagttggtgaaatccgaatttgagacaaaaagcccgataaacggatgatacgagcaattatgaaaggttatgtacacggacgccagatctaaccgatttatgtcccacttgcatgtaacgactccactattgaaattttctaacgacctcgatgatcggattttcatgtcgattgttgatttaaaacataaaattgtttgtttcttccacaattttaatcacgagttcaactaaaacatataccctcattcatataccctcttaccaaaaaaaaactgcatttcacaatgcgaacaatttttacgttattttctagtggaggagggatatggcgtattgtcgtccagttacatttaataaagcacatttgtgtttaattttgtgtgccttcttacatgtcatttcagctgcccaggacttaatgtagaatattcctactcgactggaaaagtctggataactaaacgcctcttccctactactttcctggtgtccgaaaatatatataccagtaagatcatcacaaattttggattttcctgatttaacgagaatttgtgaaattacgaaaactttctcaatatctaggagtaccacgttatttggatgacttgtcgtcaaggttagaccattgatgttgatcatatttgatgttaaatgaatttccccatcaattatcatcgttgtaggctttctcgcgataacccaatcactcagtatgtgtttctgattaattaccatggttcctccagactccatctcagttagtctgttgataatttgtgtgagtggttttatcgaagaatgaacgagttttttaaataaaccaatgtaactctctccccaaaacgctgagagctcattcagaggaattttaaagtattgggcatcattagcaacgtggatgatactatgccaactgagaacttgagccccttcatcattataaacatcaggtaacgtctcgaaacaaatttttagcagagatccagcatattcactcaaatccttaacgaattccttactgtttaaaattctgctagcaaagacaaataatgagaaatgacaacgtaaaggtttcggtaagaaatcttgtaacacgacgataccacaataattaaggaaaaacttgaattgtgatgctttccatcttgagatattattcacatcaaattctttcctttgaaattcaatagggatatcggcttttaatgacctcataataccatcaagccgacgaacatcagctaatttgatcctctgggctgaacttctcgttagccatttatccagcagccatttcatattaccagaatagaataaatgcattaaatctaatggcacttgttttgtcagatcgaatctatccaaagagagcagcggggacacagaaccttcataatgatgttctggttgaactcgcgtctcgtaggatactttagtgcgtaaatttgcattggtcactggatatatgcgttttcctcgtcttccacaacctactgtaatgcccttggtgaaacaccttccacaggcatagaaggctccaggagctttgtggcagcaaatgaatgctcgagctggcgaatcagccactattgctacaattttcacctcaaaaaccttgtcatcaatgcgcaaaccattttcttggagttcattggcctcttcaacaaaatcagtcatgaattctgtggctgataatggtttcccatccccacaataaatcgcggcagcaaagggtttggtagtgtaatttggatgctgtatttttattgaaattggccaaatttccttcttagcattccggtatacctgcataccgtcaatatgaaccagaagagaaatgtcgttttctcgataaatttgagttgaaattatttttctgagtcccgaggcgattcccaaataaatgaattcacctggaatctcatgaactcctctcatggttgttaggtgtctgcaatggggagtttgcaaaaacattccccatgagaattcaatttttggaatgctgttccatatgggacccaagcctggcaaaccatgccccttgtctgcctggccatgtctcggggcaagcttggtgacccaagcctggcaagccatgctctttaccagtctggccatacctcgggtcaagcgtggttgcccaagcccggcaaaccgtgctctttgccagtctggccataccacgggccaagcttagtgacccaagcctggcaagccatgctctttgccggtctggccatgcctcgggccaagcttggtggcccagatctggcaagccagtctcgtgccagacctggcccgtttcgtggacattggcatttcctacctgggtaaGTAGCTCGaagaaaattacaaattccCTTCTCGGTTTTTTAAAACtcaaaaatcgttaaaaatctCTCCTAAATAATATCATAAAGTCCtcccaatgaaaataaatattcccccCGATTTGAATATTCCACACTAATCCTGCTCGAAAGTGAAACTTGAGCATCTCAACAGAaacagattaattttttttattcccccggACGAGAATTGAGATAGAGCGAGGAATTTAGTGCCAGTTCGCGCTAGTCCGGACAACCAATCATTCGTGGATGTTTAAAAGCGAGAGGAATCCCCGGGAAGGTAATCTTACGTATCAATTAGCCTCACGGCCCGAGTCGAGTCTTACCCC
The DNA window shown above is from Diachasmimorpha longicaudata isolate KC_UGA_2023 chromosome 7, iyDiaLong2, whole genome shotgun sequence and carries:
- the LOC135164235 gene encoding uncharacterized protein LOC135164235, translating into MSETSHPSRDPKNLSEPFAVIEFLEKNEKGLPCIDLVPKKWFNSAEEDTCKFPPTTEYHLLDDYLEKLHSPKDSWQSYPFCFITGAADLDQGRRRLKKAQVTLNCETTDGENDRKGGRSETSSKAKISAKPLTASKSQLNNIFSTKIPIPPRNQTPKSGIQAKPKTRFQSIYQSGSDSEDENHDCLIANPEEIRASKAQNNSGFLQMSSKSRSVPTGACLSFKQRSRKNITLLKDVETDESESNDSSDGILQSPTKSMDSARNTRKELHLTPPSPLVHNASGNRKRRASSTTRAEDGLNSIVSPGTPKTSRSMMVPPAKMPKMLGPQNQLSSSHYADNERRILNSLRDYFDQQLDEKLENLRRRMAYDLKQSMNELKTTIIGTNLAPASGPSLLEIQKQMSTPLLFEMDDKFQEYEAILTTDPNLVETLRLFMRVLISNKKEMKICVSTILSAVLRKTVSLHYSGYGKEAGGKKKKNFYNTTVCKVLIDVIIEVIGSSTDEKKIMSEVSTWLSRSGDREGGRKERQRGSSHHNENNSVCSFDTNR